The following proteins come from a genomic window of Denitromonas sp.:
- a CDS encoding glycine zipper family protein, whose protein sequence is MRGRFALFQTRRVGVALFAVSVLAGCAAPRSGPVGGEPLAVTPSARELAVYPAQGQSARRTDRDRYECHLWAVRQSGFDPSRQRTEAPAPVRRVEPDPPSGTSTTLGAVTGAVVGAAVANPRRTLEGAAIGAVVGGVAGSAADNAREARAQAIEERLNDRRDTRNDVRENNYYRALSACLEGRGYTVR, encoded by the coding sequence ATGCGTGGTCGTTTTGCCTTGTTTCAAACCCGCCGCGTCGGTGTTGCACTGTTCGCCGTCTCGGTGCTGGCCGGTTGCGCCGCGCCGCGCTCCGGGCCGGTCGGTGGCGAGCCGCTGGCGGTCACGCCGTCCGCGCGCGAACTGGCCGTCTACCCGGCGCAGGGGCAGTCGGCGCGGCGCACCGATCGTGACCGCTATGAGTGCCACCTGTGGGCCGTCAGGCAAAGCGGTTTCGACCCCTCGCGTCAGCGGACCGAGGCGCCCGCGCCGGTGCGACGGGTCGAGCCCGATCCGCCGTCGGGTACCAGCACGACCCTGGGGGCGGTGACCGGTGCCGTGGTGGGCGCCGCCGTGGCCAACCCCCGGCGCACACTGGAAGGCGCGGCCATCGGCGCGGTGGTCGGCGGCGTGGCAGGGAGCGCGGCCGACAACGCGCGCGAAGCGCGTGCGCAAGCCATTGAAGAGCGCCTCAACGACCGCCGGGACACGCGCAACGATGTCCGCGAAAACAACTACTACCGTGCGTTGAGCGCGTGCCTCGAGGGGCGCGGCTACACCGTGCGCTGA
- a CDS encoding delta-class carbonic anhydrase — MRPTHRTLGFAITLGLLSSTALASENSHGHAEGGEACVGFGPQTPRDIDSLVGENKRNIALAPPARKMNLCNIHFHKNAEHKAAAFAIYAGEGDGHGYKSGYQCAISKTLTPAELAPTKESICASDHGDLKPGDTIEVHWVHSSCDVQPGAGLGSCLSDKCANPDLRVETQVFTLVNDPQALNINDMDYDGNMVGGLHQAKMLPTNTGKPVEFLGSTTGPKYSEQTCSPLQVTWSVRPQCAKLDINSVGEWCKSNAFKEDHAHGVRKLVTNPKLLSPITQ, encoded by the coding sequence ATGCGCCCCACTCATCGCACTCTTGGCTTCGCCATCACCCTCGGCCTGCTGTCCTCGACCGCCTTGGCCAGCGAAAATTCACACGGCCACGCCGAAGGCGGCGAGGCCTGCGTTGGCTTCGGCCCGCAAACGCCGCGCGACATCGACAGCCTGGTGGGTGAGAACAAGCGCAATATCGCGCTCGCCCCGCCGGCAAGAAAAATGAACCTGTGCAACATCCACTTCCACAAGAACGCCGAGCACAAGGCAGCGGCCTTCGCCATCTATGCCGGCGAAGGCGACGGCCATGGCTACAAGAGCGGCTACCAGTGCGCGATCAGCAAGACGCTGACGCCGGCCGAACTGGCGCCGACCAAGGAGAGCATCTGCGCCAGCGATCACGGCGACCTCAAGCCCGGCGACACCATCGAGGTGCACTGGGTGCATTCCTCGTGCGACGTGCAGCCGGGTGCCGGCCTGGGATCCTGCCTGTCCGACAAGTGCGCCAACCCCGACCTGCGGGTCGAAACGCAGGTCTTCACCCTGGTGAACGATCCGCAGGCGCTGAACATCAATGACATGGACTACGACGGCAACATGGTCGGCGGCCTGCACCAGGCCAAGATGCTGCCGACCAACACCGGCAAGCCGGTCGAGTTCCTCGGCTCGACCACCGGCCCGAAGTACTCCGAGCAGACCTGCTCGCCGCTGCAGGTCACCTGGAGCGTCCGCCCGCAATGCGCCAAACTCGACATCAACAGTGTTGGCGAATGGTGCAAGAGCAACGCCTTCAAGGAAGACCACGCCCACGGCGTGCGCAAGCTGGTGACCAACCCGAAGCTGCTGTCGCCGATCACCCAGTAA
- a CDS encoding DNA-deoxyinosine glycosylase, with translation MSFVHSFAPLANASATRLILGSMPGKRSLAEQQYYAHPHNAFWQIMAELFGFDVTAPYAERCAALCAAGVAVWDVLAACTRESSLDSDIVESSIVPNDFAGFLSAHPGIQAIYFNGAKAESSFNTHVLPTLSEAHAAIRRHRRLPSTSPAHAGLRFEAKLDAWQRAIAP, from the coding sequence ATGTCCTTTGTTCACAGCTTCGCCCCCCTGGCCAACGCCAGCGCCACCCGCCTCATCCTCGGCAGCATGCCGGGCAAGCGCTCGCTGGCCGAGCAGCAGTACTACGCCCATCCGCACAACGCCTTCTGGCAGATCATGGCCGAGCTGTTCGGCTTCGACGTCACCGCGCCCTACGCCGAACGCTGCGCCGCGCTCTGCGCCGCCGGCGTCGCCGTGTGGGATGTGCTCGCCGCCTGCACCCGCGAGTCCAGCCTGGATTCGGACATCGTTGAATCGAGCATCGTGCCGAATGATTTCGCCGGTTTTCTCTCGGCGCATCCCGGCATTCAGGCCATCTACTTCAACGGCGCCAAGGCCGAGAGCAGCTTCAACACCCATGTGTTGCCGACGCTGAGCGAGGCCCACGCCGCCATCCGCCGGCACCGCCGCCTGCCCTCAACCAGCCCGGCGCATGCCGGCCTGCGCTTCGAGGCCAAGCTCGACGCCTGGCAGCGCGCTATCGCGCCTTGA
- a CDS encoding MarR family transcriptional regulator translates to MNGPTQGDAVDTIVAQWRRERPDLDLTPMSVIGRLGRCAALMQRELDTAFSAFGISRGDFDVLATLRRAGTPYCLSPTALFNSLMITSGTMTHRLQGLEERGWIAREPDPADARSKRVKLTPAGLALIDQAVEAHLENERRILAPLDAESRDLLDTQLARLLAALEPPQD, encoded by the coding sequence ATGAACGGACCGACCCAAGGCGACGCAGTCGATACCATCGTGGCGCAGTGGCGCCGCGAACGGCCGGACCTGGACCTGACACCGATGAGCGTGATCGGCCGCCTCGGCCGCTGTGCTGCCTTGATGCAACGCGAACTCGACACCGCGTTCAGCGCCTTCGGGATCAGCCGCGGCGACTTCGACGTGCTGGCCACGCTGCGCCGCGCCGGCACGCCCTACTGCCTGAGCCCGACTGCGCTGTTCAACTCGCTGATGATCACCTCCGGCACCATGACCCACCGCCTGCAAGGACTCGAAGAGCGCGGCTGGATCGCGCGCGAGCCCGACCCGGCCGACGCACGCAGCAAACGGGTCAAGCTCACGCCGGCCGGCCTGGCCTTGATCGACCAGGCGGTGGAAGCCCATCTGGAGAACGAGCGGCGCATTCTTGCGCCCCTCGACGCTGAATCACGCGATCTGCTCGACACCCAACTCGCCCGGCTGCTGGCAGCGCTCGAACCGCCGCAAGACTGA
- a CDS encoding ABC transporter ATP-binding protein codes for MTTMLSVSNLSKVYEGGFTALKDINLDIRRGEIFALLGPNGAGKTTLISIICGLVNASAGKVTVGGHDIVDDYRAARSLIGLVPQELTTDAFETVFSAVSFSRGLFGKAPDPAYIEKVLRSLSLWEKRDNKIMTLSGGMKRRLLIAKALSHEPRMLFLDEPTAGVDVELRRDMWNLVRGLREDGVTILLTTHYIEEAEEMADRIGVIRKGEIILVENKATLMHKLGKKQLTVHLQAPIDTVPESLAAYALERGEDGHALTYTYDTEREEPGIAELLRDLTAAGVAFKDVNTQQSSLEDIFVSLVKK; via the coding sequence ATGACGACCATGCTTTCCGTTTCCAATCTCTCCAAGGTCTATGAGGGCGGTTTTACTGCGCTCAAGGACATTAATCTCGACATCCGCCGGGGCGAAATTTTTGCGCTGCTGGGGCCGAACGGTGCGGGCAAGACCACGCTGATCAGCATCATCTGCGGGCTGGTGAATGCCTCGGCCGGCAAGGTGACGGTGGGCGGGCATGACATCGTGGACGACTACCGCGCGGCGCGTTCGCTGATCGGGCTGGTGCCGCAGGAGTTGACCACCGACGCTTTCGAGACGGTGTTTTCGGCGGTGAGCTTTTCGCGCGGGCTGTTCGGTAAGGCGCCGGATCCGGCCTATATCGAGAAGGTGCTGCGCTCGCTGTCGCTGTGGGAGAAGCGCGATAACAAGATCATGACGCTGTCGGGCGGCATGAAGCGGCGGCTGCTGATTGCCAAGGCGCTGTCGCATGAGCCGCGCATGCTGTTTCTGGATGAGCCGACGGCGGGTGTGGACGTGGAATTGCGCCGCGACATGTGGAATCTGGTGCGCGGGCTGCGCGAGGACGGCGTGACGATTCTGCTGACCACGCATTACATCGAGGAAGCCGAGGAGATGGCCGACCGCATCGGCGTGATCCGCAAGGGCGAGATCATTCTGGTGGAGAACAAGGCGACGCTGATGCACAAGCTGGGCAAGAAGCAGCTGACGGTGCATCTGCAGGCGCCGATCGACACCGTGCCCGAGTCGCTGGCGGCCTACGCGCTCGAGCGCGGTGAGGACGGCCATGCGCTGACCTACACCTATGACACCGAGCGCGAGGAGCCCGGCATTGCCGAGCTGCTGCGCGACCTGACGGCGGCGGGGGTCGCCTTCAAGGATGTGAATACCCAACAAAGCTCGCTCGAAGACATCTTCGTGAGCCTGGTGAAGAAATGA
- a CDS encoding EamA family transporter, which yields MKTTHAASSWADALLTALAPIIWGTTYIVTTELLPPDRPLTAALLRALPAGLLLVLWCRRLPVARFWGRLMVLSALNIAVFQALLFVAAYRLPGGLAAVVGAIQPLLVMALAWSVDQQRPVRLAVWASVAGVLGMAALLLSPDAVWEPVGIAAALAGAACMAAGTFLARRWRPELPVLAFTGWQLLLGGLMLAPLAWLIDPPLPTLSPANIAGYAYLAVFGALVSYALWFRGVARLSPVAVSSLGLLSPLTAVLVGWALLDQSMRGLSLVGLVVVLGSVLVVQRAMSVPQRPARPAPHSSVPAAAKA from the coding sequence ATGAAAACGACACACGCCGCCTCCTCGTGGGCAGATGCCTTGCTCACCGCCTTGGCGCCCATCATCTGGGGCACCACCTACATCGTCACCACCGAGTTGCTGCCGCCCGACCGGCCGCTCACCGCCGCCTTGCTGCGCGCGCTGCCGGCGGGGTTGCTGCTGGTGCTGTGGTGCCGCCGATTGCCGGTAGCCCGCTTCTGGGGGCGTTTGATGGTGCTCTCGGCCTTGAACATCGCGGTCTTCCAGGCGCTGCTGTTTGTGGCTGCGTACCGACTGCCAGGCGGGCTGGCGGCGGTGGTCGGCGCTATCCAGCCGTTGCTGGTGATGGCGCTGGCCTGGTCGGTCGATCAGCAGCGGCCGGTGCGGCTGGCGGTGTGGGCGAGTGTGGCCGGGGTGCTGGGCATGGCAGCCTTGTTGCTGTCGCCCGATGCGGTGTGGGAGCCGGTCGGTATCGCTGCCGCGCTGGCCGGCGCGGCCTGCATGGCGGCGGGCACCTTTCTGGCCCGGCGCTGGCGGCCCGAGCTGCCGGTGCTGGCGTTCACGGGTTGGCAGTTGCTGCTCGGCGGCCTGATGCTGGCGCCGCTGGCGTGGTTGATCGACCCGCCGCTGCCGACGCTCAGCCCGGCAAACATCGCGGGTTATGCCTATCTGGCGGTGTTTGGTGCGCTGGTCTCTTACGCGCTGTGGTTCCGCGGCGTGGCGCGGCTGTCGCCGGTGGCAGTGTCCTCGCTCGGCCTGCTCAGTCCGCTGACCGCCGTGCTGGTGGGCTGGGCGCTGCTCGACCAGAGCATGCGCGGCCTGTCGCTGGTGGGGCTGGTGGTGGTGCTGGGCAGCGTGCTGGTGGTGCAGCGGGCGATGTCGGTGCCGCAGCGGCCGGCCCGGCCGGCGCCGCACAGCAGCGTGCCGGCGGCGGCCAAGGCCTGA
- a CDS encoding glutathione S-transferase, with product MRPILYSFRRCPYAIRARLALWQAGVVVALREVVLRDKPAHLLEISPKGTVPVLRLPDGRVLEESLDIMLWALRQNDPDGWLTAGDGAEQAALISRNDVDFKPLLDRYKYAERFPEKPAVAWRKAAIAAHLADLETRLTGQAYLFGDTPSLADAALLPFVRQFAAVDPAWFDAAPLPALRRWLNAWLDSPLFAAVMVRHRTWQEPR from the coding sequence GTGAGGCCCATTCTGTATTCCTTCCGCCGCTGCCCCTACGCGATCCGGGCGCGGCTGGCTTTGTGGCAGGCCGGCGTGGTGGTGGCGCTGCGCGAGGTGGTGCTGCGCGACAAGCCCGCGCATCTGCTCGAGATCTCGCCCAAGGGCACGGTGCCGGTGCTGCGCCTGCCCGATGGCCGGGTGCTGGAGGAGAGCCTGGACATCATGCTCTGGGCGCTGCGCCAGAATGATCCGGATGGCTGGCTGACCGCCGGCGACGGCGCCGAGCAGGCGGCGCTCATCAGCCGCAACGACGTCGACTTCAAACCGTTGCTCGACCGCTACAAATACGCCGAGCGCTTCCCCGAAAAACCGGCGGTGGCCTGGCGAAAAGCCGCGATTGCGGCGCATCTGGCCGACCTCGAAACGCGCCTGACCGGCCAGGCCTATCTCTTTGGCGACACGCCCTCGCTGGCCGACGCTGCGTTGCTCCCATTTGTTCGCCAGTTCGCCGCCGTTGATCCGGCGTGGTTCGACGCTGCGCCGCTGCCAGCGCTGCGTCGCTGGTTGAACGCCTGGCTGGACTCGCCCTTGTTTGCAGCGGTGATGGTGCGGCACCGCACCTGGCAGGAACCGCGCTGA
- a CDS encoding SagB/ThcOx family dehydrogenase — MSPATDDPLDVVRHYHQRTKHRPERYAASLGYLDWATQPDPFRRFDGAPTIDLPRPPARPQPSYDSLFATAPAPAALDADTVGRLLLHSLALSAWKQVGPGQSWSLRINPSSGALHPTEGYLISGPVPGLIDAPGLFHYAPFSHQLERRATLSAAQWATLTADLPQPCLLVGLTSIHWREAWKYGERAWRYCQHDAGHAIGAIAFAARTLGWQARVIDTVADIDLARLLGTDRQSGPEAEQADALLLLTPAGPVGPLPGAEAWPSRIPPLTLLGTPNTLSRDHHPWPVIDTITAAVATPGPAPDTPATSPRTDPSPDRGHSAEQIIRQRRSAVDMDGRSPIDRDTFYRLLARTLPGAFVADALPWPPRVSLALVVHRVTGLAPGFYLLVRDAAHDASLRTALSDEFVWETPEGCPPGLPLYRLIDDDARRAAQTVSCQQAIAADGAFAVGLLAQFDAALAAGGARAYPRLFWETGLIGQVLYLEAEAAGLRGTGIGCFFDDMMHALMGLTDTTWQSLYHFTVGGPVDDPRLQTLPPYAHQDTR, encoded by the coding sequence ATGAGCCCTGCCACCGATGACCCGCTGGATGTCGTGCGCCACTACCACCAGCGCACCAAGCACCGCCCCGAGCGCTACGCCGCCTCGCTCGGCTACCTCGACTGGGCCACCCAGCCCGACCCGTTCCGGCGCTTCGACGGCGCGCCGACCATCGATCTCCCCCGCCCGCCCGCGCGCCCGCAGCCGAGCTACGACAGCCTGTTCGCCACCGCCCCCGCGCCGGCCGCGCTCGATGCCGACACCGTTGGCCGGCTGCTGCTGCACAGCCTCGCGCTGTCCGCCTGGAAGCAGGTCGGCCCCGGACAATCGTGGTCGCTGCGCATCAACCCCTCCAGCGGCGCGCTGCACCCCACCGAGGGCTACCTCATCAGCGGCCCCGTGCCCGGCCTGATCGACGCGCCGGGCCTGTTCCACTACGCGCCGTTCAGCCACCAGCTCGAGCGCCGCGCCACCCTCAGCGCGGCGCAGTGGGCCACCCTCACTGCCGATCTGCCGCAGCCCTGCCTGCTGGTCGGCCTGACCTCCATCCACTGGCGCGAAGCCTGGAAGTACGGCGAGCGCGCCTGGCGCTACTGCCAGCACGATGCCGGCCATGCCATCGGCGCCATCGCCTTTGCCGCGCGCACGCTTGGCTGGCAGGCGCGGGTGATCGACACCGTCGCCGACATCGACCTCGCCCGCCTGCTCGGCACCGACCGGCAAAGCGGCCCCGAGGCCGAGCAGGCCGACGCCCTGCTCCTGCTCACGCCGGCCGGCCCGGTCGGCCCCTTGCCGGGTGCCGAGGCCTGGCCGTCGCGCATCCCGCCGCTCACGCTGCTCGGCACGCCGAACACGCTCAGCCGCGACCATCACCCGTGGCCGGTCATCGACACCATCACCGCGGCCGTCGCCACGCCCGGCCCGGCGCCCGACACCCCGGCCACGTCGCCCCGCACCGACCCCTCGCCCGACCGCGGTCACAGCGCCGAGCAGATCATCCGCCAGCGGCGTAGCGCGGTAGACATGGACGGCCGCAGCCCCATCGACCGCGACACGTTCTACCGCCTGCTCGCGCGCACCCTGCCCGGCGCCTTTGTGGCCGACGCCCTGCCGTGGCCCCCGCGCGTCTCGCTCGCCTTGGTGGTGCACCGGGTCACCGGCCTGGCGCCCGGCTTCTACCTGCTGGTGCGCGATGCGGCGCATGACGCCAGCCTGCGTACCGCGCTGTCGGATGAATTCGTGTGGGAAACGCCCGAGGGCTGCCCGCCCGGGCTGCCGCTGTATCGGCTCATTGACGACGACGCCCGCCGCGCGGCGCAAACCGTCAGCTGCCAGCAAGCCATCGCCGCCGACGGCGCCTTCGCGGTCGGCCTGCTCGCGCAGTTCGATGCGGCGCTGGCCGCCGGCGGCGCCCGCGCCTACCCGCGCCTGTTCTGGGAGACCGGCCTGATCGGCCAGGTGCTGTATCTGGAAGCCGAAGCCGCCGGCCTGCGCGGCACCGGCATTGGCTGCTTCTTCGACGACATGATGCACGCACTGATGGGCCTCACCGACACCACCTGGCAAAGCCTCTATCACTTCACCGTCGGCGGCCCGGTGGACGACCCCCGCCTGCAGACCCTGCCACCCTATGCCCACCAGGACACCCGCTAG
- a CDS encoding ABC transporter permease: MNLYAIKAIYRFEMARAWRTLTQSIISPVLSTSLYFVVFGAAIGSRIPEVEGVSYGSFIVPGLIMLSLLTQSIANASFGIYFPRFTGTIYEVLSAPVSYLEIVVAYVGAAASKSLILGVIILATAGLFVDIRIEHPFWMLLFFVLTAITFSLLGFIIGIWADGFEKLQLVPMLIVTPLTFLGGSFYSINMLPPFWQTVTLFNPVVYLVSGFRWSFYGIADVSPALSLGMTVFFLAACIVLVAWIFKTGYRLKP, translated from the coding sequence ATGAATCTGTATGCCATCAAGGCCATCTACCGTTTCGAGATGGCGCGTGCCTGGCGCACGCTGACCCAAAGCATCATCTCGCCGGTGCTGTCGACCTCGCTGTATTTCGTGGTCTTCGGTGCCGCCATCGGTTCGCGCATTCCAGAGGTGGAGGGGGTGAGCTACGGCAGCTTCATCGTGCCGGGCCTGATCATGCTCTCGCTGCTCACGCAGAGCATTGCCAATGCCTCGTTCGGCATCTATTTTCCGCGCTTTACCGGCACCATCTACGAGGTGCTGTCGGCGCCGGTGTCCTACCTCGAAATCGTGGTGGCCTATGTGGGCGCGGCGGCGAGCAAGTCGCTGATTCTCGGGGTGATCATCCTCGCCACGGCGGGCCTGTTCGTGGATATTCGCATCGAACACCCCTTCTGGATGCTGCTGTTCTTCGTGCTCACGGCGATCACCTTCAGCCTGCTCGGTTTCATCATTGGCATCTGGGCCGATGGGTTCGAGAAGCTGCAGCTGGTGCCCATGCTCATCGTCACGCCGCTCACCTTTCTGGGCGGCAGCTTCTACTCGATCAACATGCTGCCGCCGTTCTGGCAGACGGTGACGCTGTTCAACCCGGTGGTGTATCTGGTGAGCGGGTTCCGCTGGAGCTTCTACGGTATTGCCGATGTCAGCCCGGCGCTGAGCCTGGGCATGACGGTGTTTTTCCTCGCCGCCTGCATCGTGCTGGTGGCGTGGATTTTCAAGACCGGATACCGCCTCAAGCCGTGA
- a CDS encoding DUF6515 family protein — translation MTPTTTLRCARCLLSALVLGAGGLAHADTTGERDRSPRAERSTERGEGAANVRRDTVEQQREARQDRRDDARETRSAVRQDNRDARRDTVEQQRETRQDRRDDARDTRSAVRQDNRDERRDTVQLRRDDRRDDRRVAHAERRHYPSRGAVVQVLPPAHRVVAHRGGRYMFASGVWYRPSGSRFVVVAPPLGIVVPVLPLGYLTLHIGPSRYYYLNDVYYVREPRGYVVVERPVGAPESIEDDVPEAGLQQFIYPRHGQSEAQQAEDRYECHRWAREQTGFDPTRPMGDGSSAQVEAVRSDYYRAMGACLDGRGYTVR, via the coding sequence ATGACCCCGACTACAACCCTGAGGTGTGCCCGCTGCTTGCTGAGCGCACTGGTGCTTGGCGCCGGCGGGCTGGCCCATGCCGACACAACCGGCGAGCGAGACCGGAGCCCGCGTGCGGAGCGCAGTACCGAGCGCGGTGAGGGCGCCGCCAACGTGCGGCGCGACACCGTCGAGCAGCAGCGCGAGGCCCGGCAGGACCGCCGCGATGATGCACGGGAGACCCGCTCGGCGGTGCGGCAGGACAACCGCGACGCGCGTCGCGATACCGTCGAGCAGCAGCGCGAGACCCGGCAGGACCGCCGCGACGATGCACGGGATACCCGCTCGGCGGTGCGACAGGACAACCGGGACGAGCGCCGCGACACCGTTCAGCTGCGCCGCGACGACCGCCGGGATGACCGGCGCGTCGCGCATGCCGAGCGCCGACACTACCCGTCGCGTGGCGCGGTTGTCCAGGTGCTGCCGCCGGCGCATCGGGTGGTCGCTCACCGGGGCGGTCGCTACATGTTCGCCAGCGGCGTGTGGTATCGGCCATCGGGCAGCCGCTTTGTGGTTGTTGCGCCGCCGCTCGGGATCGTCGTCCCGGTGTTGCCGCTGGGCTATCTCACGCTGCACATCGGCCCGTCGCGCTACTACTACCTGAACGATGTCTACTATGTGCGCGAACCGCGGGGCTACGTGGTGGTCGAGCGTCCGGTCGGTGCGCCCGAGTCTATCGAGGACGATGTCCCGGAAGCCGGGCTGCAGCAGTTCATCTATCCGCGCCACGGACAATCGGAGGCGCAGCAGGCCGAGGACCGCTACGAGTGCCATCGCTGGGCACGCGAACAGACCGGCTTTGATCCGACCCGGCCGATGGGCGATGGGTCGAGCGCGCAGGTCGAGGCGGTGCGTTCCGACTACTACCGCGCCATGGGCGCCTGCCTGGATGGGCGGGGTTACACCGTGCGCTGA
- a CDS encoding alanine/glycine:cation symporter family protein, whose protein sequence is MNEFVSILNSYIWSPALVYLCLGVGLYFSVRTRFMQVRGVGEMIRLIFDGRSSASGVSSFQALTIALSGRVGTGNIAGVATAITFGGPGAVFWMWTVAFLGASTAYIESALAQIYKEKDDDGQYRGGPAYYIEKAMGQKWYAWIFAVATAIAMGLLLPGVQANSIAAGIQTAWGIEPAVSATVIVILLGFIIFGGIKRIALFAEIVVPFMALAYILVALVIVFLNIEQVPGMIALIFKSAFGLEAGFGAVLGLAVQWGVKRGVYSNEAGQGSGPHAAAAAEVSHPAKQGFVQAFSVYIDTLFVCSATAFMLLSTGKYNVMGPDGVALVNNLPGVEAGPAYTQAAVESVLPGFGSTFVAFALMFFAFTTIVAYYYIAETNIAYINRKVHRGWLYFVLKLGLLAAVTYGSVRTAGAAWDLGDVGVGIMAWLNIVAILILQKPALLALKDYETQKKAGKEPVFDPDALGIKNATFWQKRLKATKPPVDPSKA, encoded by the coding sequence GTGAACGAGTTTGTCAGTATCCTCAATAGCTATATCTGGAGTCCGGCGCTGGTGTACCTGTGCCTGGGCGTTGGCCTGTATTTTTCGGTCCGTACGCGCTTCATGCAGGTGCGCGGCGTGGGCGAGATGATTCGCCTGATCTTCGACGGGCGCAGTTCGGCCAGCGGTGTGTCGTCCTTTCAGGCGCTGACCATCGCGCTGTCCGGCCGGGTCGGCACCGGCAACATCGCCGGCGTGGCCACGGCGATCACCTTTGGCGGCCCGGGCGCGGTGTTCTGGATGTGGACGGTGGCCTTCCTGGGGGCCTCGACGGCCTACATCGAGTCGGCGCTGGCGCAGATCTACAAGGAAAAGGACGACGACGGCCAGTACCGCGGCGGCCCGGCCTATTACATCGAGAAGGCCATGGGGCAGAAGTGGTATGCGTGGATCTTTGCCGTGGCCACGGCCATCGCCATGGGCCTGCTGCTGCCCGGCGTGCAGGCCAACAGCATTGCCGCCGGCATCCAGACGGCGTGGGGCATCGAGCCGGCGGTGAGCGCGACGGTGATCGTGATCCTGCTCGGCTTCATCATCTTCGGCGGCATCAAGCGTATCGCGCTGTTCGCCGAGATCGTGGTGCCGTTCATGGCGCTGGCCTACATCCTGGTGGCGCTGGTGATCGTGTTCCTCAACATCGAGCAGGTGCCGGGCATGATCGCGCTGATCTTCAAGAGCGCCTTCGGGCTCGAAGCCGGCTTTGGCGCGGTGCTCGGCCTGGCCGTGCAGTGGGGCGTCAAGCGCGGTGTGTACTCGAACGAGGCCGGCCAGGGCTCGGGCCCGCACGCAGCGGCCGCGGCCGAGGTGTCGCACCCGGCCAAGCAGGGCTTCGTGCAGGCCTTCTCGGTGTATATCGACACGCTCTTCGTGTGCTCGGCCACCGCCTTCATGCTGCTGTCGACCGGCAAGTACAACGTGATGGGCCCCGATGGCGTGGCGCTGGTCAACAACCTGCCCGGCGTCGAGGCCGGCCCGGCCTACACGCAGGCGGCGGTCGAGTCGGTGTTGCCGGGGTTCGGTTCCACCTTCGTGGCCTTTGCGCTGATGTTCTTCGCCTTCACCACCATCGTGGCCTACTACTACATCGCCGAGACCAACATCGCCTACATCAACCGCAAGGTGCATCGCGGCTGGCTGTATTTCGTGCTCAAGCTGGGCCTGCTGGCGGCGGTGACCTACGGCTCGGTGCGCACCGCCGGTGCGGCCTGGGACCTGGGCGACGTGGGCGTGGGCATCATGGCCTGGCTGAACATCGTCGCCATCCTGATCCTGCAGAAGCCGGCCCTGCTGGCGCTGAAGGACTACGAGACCCAGAAGAAGGCCGGCAAGGAGCCGGTCTTCGACCCTGACGCGCTGGGCATCAAGAACGCCACCTTCTGGCAGAAGCGGCTCAAGGCGACGAAGCCGCCCGTGGATCCCTCCAAGGCCTGA